From a region of the Deinococcus terrestris genome:
- the pfkA gene encoding 6-phosphofructokinase — MSELPPADLPQPPDLPHAEPHPNPAGIKRLAVLTSGGDAPGMNAAIRAVVRTATHHGVEVVGVRRGFSGLHRGDLRMIGPRDVANTIQRGGTVLLTARSKTWRTPEGRASGAAHLREWGVDGLVVIGGDGSFHGGYYLQQEHGVPIIGIPGTIDNDLYGTDHTIGYFTAVETALGAVDRLRDTGASHERIFVIEVMGRHAGHIALEVAVAGGAEEVFIPEDPKPVDGVVQIVKDSVAKGKASSIIIVAEGYPGGAQGVASAIEAGTGLETRVSILGHIQRGGSPVSSDRVLASRLGEAAVYALMDGTAGVMVGRVNGEVIHTPLHETWERRKDVSRDLYRCAKTLSI, encoded by the coding sequence ATGTCTGAATTGCCGCCTGCCGATCTGCCCCAGCCTCCCGACCTCCCGCACGCCGAGCCGCATCCCAACCCGGCCGGAATCAAGCGGCTGGCCGTCCTGACGAGTGGCGGCGACGCTCCCGGCATGAACGCGGCCATCCGCGCCGTGGTCCGTACCGCGACCCACCACGGCGTCGAGGTCGTGGGCGTGCGCCGGGGCTTTTCCGGCCTGCACCGGGGTGACCTGCGGATGATCGGTCCGAGGGACGTGGCGAATACCATCCAGCGCGGCGGCACCGTGCTGCTCACCGCCCGCAGCAAGACCTGGCGCACCCCCGAGGGCCGCGCGAGCGGGGCGGCCCACCTGCGCGAGTGGGGGGTGGACGGCCTGGTCGTGATCGGCGGGGACGGCTCCTTTCACGGCGGGTACTATTTGCAGCAGGAGCACGGCGTGCCTATCATCGGCATCCCCGGCACCATCGACAACGACCTGTACGGCACCGACCACACCATCGGCTACTTCACGGCCGTGGAGACGGCGCTGGGCGCGGTGGACCGGCTGCGCGACACCGGGGCCTCGCACGAGCGCATTTTCGTGATCGAGGTGATGGGCCGCCACGCCGGGCACATTGCGCTGGAAGTGGCGGTCGCGGGCGGCGCCGAGGAGGTCTTCATCCCGGAGGACCCCAAGCCCGTCGACGGCGTGGTCCAGATCGTCAAGGACAGCGTGGCCAAGGGCAAGGCCAGCTCCATCATCATCGTCGCGGAGGGGTATCCGGGCGGGGCGCAGGGGGTAGCGAGCGCGATCGAGGCTGGGACCGGCCTGGAGACGCGCGTGAGCATCCTGGGCCATATCCAGCGCGGCGGCTCGCCCGTGAGCAGCGACCGGGTGCTCGCCAGCCGCCTGGGGGAAGCCGCCGTCTACGCCCTGATGGACGGAACGGCGGGCGTGATGGTGGGCCGGGTCAACGGCGAGGTCATCCACACGCCCCTGCACGAGACCTGGGAACGGCGCAAGGACGTGAGCCGCGACCTGTACCGCTGCGCCAAGACGCTGAGCATCTGA
- the rsmI gene encoding 16S rRNA (cytidine(1402)-2'-O)-methyltransferase has protein sequence MTPPEETGTAASGSPHVWLVPTPVGNLGDLTFRAVEVLRGAGAVACEDTRRTGALLTHLGISRPLVRLDAHTMHRAPAVLEAHPRLAYVSDAGTPGISDPGSELVRAAVEAGIPVEVLPGPTAFVPALVLSGLPTARFTYEGFLPRSGRERRERLAAIAARPETTVLYESPHRLGDTLADLAAACGPEREASVTRELSKRFEETARGTLAHLSAHFGEGVRGEIVVVVAGRPQGTLLPGETPPDPEAQARTWAAEGRPAREIRELLIEAGLRKNDAYALALRVTSS, from the coding sequence TTGACTCCGCCAGAGGAGACGGGGACCGCGGCCTCCGGCTCCCCCCACGTCTGGCTGGTGCCCACCCCGGTGGGCAACCTCGGGGACCTCACCTTCCGGGCGGTGGAGGTGCTGCGCGGCGCGGGCGCCGTGGCCTGCGAGGACACCCGCCGCACCGGAGCGCTGCTGACCCACCTGGGGATCAGCCGCCCCCTCGTGCGCCTCGACGCTCACACCATGCACCGCGCTCCCGCCGTGTTGGAGGCGCACCCCCGCCTCGCCTACGTCAGCGACGCGGGCACGCCGGGCATCAGTGACCCCGGCTCCGAACTCGTCCGGGCGGCAGTGGAGGCCGGGATTCCGGTCGAGGTCCTGCCCGGCCCGACCGCCTTCGTGCCCGCGCTCGTCCTCTCGGGCCTGCCCACCGCCCGCTTCACCTACGAGGGGTTCCTGCCCCGGTCGGGCCGCGAGCGGAGGGAGAGGCTGGCCGCCATCGCCGCCCGCCCCGAGACGACCGTGCTGTACGAGAGTCCGCACCGTCTGGGCGATACCCTCGCCGACCTCGCCGCCGCCTGCGGCCCGGAGCGGGAGGCCAGCGTGACCCGCGAACTCTCCAAGCGCTTCGAGGAAACGGCGCGGGGCACCCTCGCCCACCTCAGCGCCCACTTCGGGGAAGGGGTGCGGGGCGAGATCGTGGTGGTGGTCGCCGGACGGCCCCAGGGCACTCTCCTCCCCGGCGAGACGCCTCCCGACCCCGAGGCCCAGGCCCGCACCTGGGCTGCCGAGGGCCGACCCGCCCGCGAGATCCGGGAATTGCTGATCGAGGCGGGTTTGCGTAAGAATGACGCTTATGCGCTGGCCCTGCGGGTCACGTCGTCTTGA
- a CDS encoding DUF2812 domain-containing protein, whose protein sequence is MFMVTPEERVGLVGGTWEYQDRLATAFDERSVLDQMGEEGWELVGFGPLVLHFRRPEEPALRVRWQHLRQQVLFTQKSRQDAEREGWVYVGTWMGVYHYFKRPVGSPCTLPAPA, encoded by the coding sequence ATGTTTATGGTCACACCCGAGGAACGTGTCGGTCTTGTCGGCGGCACCTGGGAATACCAGGACCGCCTCGCCACGGCTTTCGACGAGCGGTCCGTCCTGGACCAGATGGGGGAGGAGGGCTGGGAACTCGTCGGATTCGGACCACTGGTGCTGCATTTCCGCCGCCCGGAGGAGCCTGCCCTGCGTGTCCGCTGGCAGCATCTGCGGCAGCAGGTCCTGTTCACCCAGAAGTCCAGGCAGGACGCCGAGCGCGAGGGCTGGGTGTATGTCGGCACCTGGATGGGCGTTTATCACTACTTCAAGCGGCCGGTTGGCTCGCCTTGCACGCTCCCGGCCCCAGCCTGA
- a CDS encoding 23S rRNA (pseudouridine(1915)-N(3))-methyltransferase RlmH gives MRLHLITVGEPRLAYAKAGWDEYAGRLGRYHKLRVTRVTGKTQAAESEAVARAAGKAPLVLLDPRGRQFSSEGLAAFLEAEAVGGTGELAFAVGGPDGHTDALRAGARRLWSLGELTLPHDLAMVVLVEALYRASTITAGEPYHRG, from the coding sequence ATGCGCTTGCACCTCATCACCGTCGGGGAACCGAGGCTCGCCTACGCGAAGGCGGGCTGGGACGAGTACGCGGGGCGGCTGGGGCGCTACCACAAGCTGCGGGTGACGCGGGTGACGGGCAAGACCCAGGCCGCCGAGAGCGAGGCGGTCGCGCGGGCGGCGGGCAAGGCGCCGCTGGTGCTGCTGGACCCGCGTGGGCGGCAGTTCAGCAGCGAGGGGCTGGCCGCCTTTCTGGAAGCCGAGGCCGTGGGCGGTACGGGTGAACTCGCCTTCGCGGTGGGCGGGCCGGACGGCCACACCGACGCGCTGCGGGCCGGGGCACGGCGGCTGTGGAGCCTGGGCGAGCTGACGCTGCCCCACGACCTCGCCATGGTCGTGCTGGTGGAAGCGCTCTACCGGGCCTCCACGATCACGGCGGGGGAGCCGTACCACCGAGGGTAA
- a CDS encoding insulinase family protein, translated as MTVTTRPPLPAPGDRLGRYTVERVEALPEMQGTLVLLRHELGARHAHVAREDDNLAFGVTFPTVPKDSTGVAHILEHVVLMGSQNYPVADPFFAMLPRSLNTFMNAMTASDWTTYPFSTRNEQDYFNLLGVYLDATFFPLMRYESFRQDGHRFEFETPDDPTSTLKLQGVVYNEMKGAMASAGSVMYRSLGAALYPDLTYANNSGGAPENIPNLTYEDLRAFHAAHYHPSNAFFYTYGTLDLARVLEEIEAHVMSKFSPQTLDVSIPDQPNFDAPRRMEVTYPGTDVERGGQVLVAWKLGLLTDPDANLRWNVLGDVLLGNPAAPLTRPLIESGLGSALADMTGHLDAFRERAFAAGLKGLSAGKADEVEALVLGTLRQLAGEGIDPALIESSLHQFEISQREVSNSGFPYALQVMFRLLGPWLYGGDPVTGLRLEAELERLRADLAAGRVFEPMIERELLDNPHRVTLVLRPDPELMARTEQSERELVERLSADFTGEDHARIVAESLRLKELQEQPSDPSVLPTLTLNDVPATVLRVPYDTETVRRALVGRVPQPTGGLVYLDVQVRLPEVPEDLLGSLPLYAYAVTRSGAAGQDYLALARRIEAVTGGVSASVGVGGQPGDLEALRLSLTFGGKALSRNGGALVEVLRDLIAAPEFTRERLDQLLKQRLAGLKASVVNAGSAYAERLAGAQVSPAARIEEEFSGLTALAALTRIVEGGEAEVDALLSRFGRIRDLILQSEGLLCLTATPEDAALDLVPVTDLFGEGEAVGRPRPGTLAGGPQARLTDSPVAFNAVAWQTVPYTHPDSPALLVLSRLLRSEYLLPELREKGGAYGGSAAFDARAGVFTMSSYRDPHVARTYEVFRDVPTFLAGDLGERELTEAILGASKTLDPLTSPDTAGRLRFFGDQAGYTPEVQEAYKARLLAVTLDDLRRVTAEWLTPERAGYALVAGKDPNAETEALGLRFEVESV; from the coding sequence ATGACCGTCACAACCCGTCCGCCCCTGCCCGCCCCCGGCGACCGCCTGGGCCGCTACACCGTCGAGCGCGTGGAGGCCCTGCCGGAGATGCAGGGCACGCTGGTGCTGCTGCGCCATGAGCTGGGCGCCCGGCACGCCCACGTCGCCCGCGAGGACGACAACCTCGCCTTCGGGGTGACCTTCCCGACGGTGCCCAAGGACTCGACGGGGGTGGCGCACATCCTCGAACACGTCGTCCTGATGGGCAGCCAGAACTACCCGGTGGCCGACCCCTTCTTCGCCATGCTGCCCCGGTCGCTGAACACCTTCATGAACGCGATGACCGCGAGCGACTGGACGACCTATCCCTTCTCCACCCGCAACGAGCAGGACTACTTCAACCTGCTGGGCGTGTACCTCGACGCGACCTTCTTCCCGCTGATGCGCTACGAGAGCTTCCGGCAGGACGGGCACCGCTTCGAGTTCGAGACGCCGGACGACCCCACAAGCACGCTGAAGCTTCAGGGCGTCGTCTACAACGAGATGAAGGGCGCGATGGCCTCGGCGGGCTCGGTGATGTACCGCTCGCTGGGCGCGGCGCTCTACCCCGACCTCACCTACGCGAACAACTCCGGCGGCGCCCCCGAAAACATCCCCAACCTCACCTACGAGGACCTGCGGGCCTTTCATGCGGCGCACTACCACCCCAGCAACGCCTTTTTCTACACCTACGGCACCCTGGACCTGGCCCGCGTGCTGGAGGAGATCGAGGCGCACGTCATGTCCAAGTTCAGCCCCCAGACGCTGGACGTGAGCATCCCCGACCAGCCGAACTTCGACGCCCCGCGCCGCATGGAGGTCACCTACCCCGGCACCGACGTGGAGCGCGGCGGGCAGGTCCTCGTCGCCTGGAAGCTGGGCCTTTTGACCGACCCCGACGCCAACCTGCGCTGGAACGTGCTGGGGGACGTGCTGCTGGGCAACCCCGCCGCGCCACTAACCCGCCCTCTGATCGAGTCGGGACTGGGGAGTGCGCTGGCCGACATGACGGGCCACCTTGACGCCTTCCGCGAGAGAGCCTTTGCGGCGGGCCTCAAGGGCCTGAGCGCGGGCAAGGCCGACGAGGTTGAGGCGCTGGTGCTCGGCACCCTGCGCCAGCTCGCCGGAGAAGGCATCGACCCCGCCCTGATCGAGAGCAGCCTGCACCAGTTCGAGATCAGCCAGCGCGAGGTGTCCAACAGCGGCTTCCCGTACGCCCTGCAAGTCATGTTCCGTCTGCTGGGGCCGTGGCTCTACGGCGGCGACCCGGTGACCGGCCTGCGGCTGGAGGCCGAACTGGAGCGCCTGCGGGCCGACCTCGCCGCTGGGCGGGTCTTCGAGCCGATGATTGAGCGCGAACTGCTGGACAACCCCCACCGCGTCACCCTGGTCCTGCGCCCCGACCCCGAGCTGATGGCCCGCACCGAGCAGAGCGAGCGCGAACTCGTGGAGCGCCTGAGTGCCGACTTCACCGGGGAAGACCACGCCCGTATCGTCGCGGAGAGCCTGCGCCTCAAGGAGTTGCAGGAACAGCCCAGCGACCCCAGCGTGCTCCCCACCCTCACCCTGAACGATGTGCCCGCGACCGTGCTGCGGGTGCCCTACGACACCGAGACGGTGCGCCGGGCGCTGGTGGGCCGGGTGCCGCAGCCCACGGGCGGGCTGGTATATCTGGACGTGCAGGTGCGGCTGCCCGAGGTGCCGGAAGACCTCCTGGGCTCCCTGCCCCTCTACGCCTATGCGGTCACCCGCAGCGGAGCCGCCGGACAGGATTACCTCGCGCTGGCCCGCCGCATCGAGGCCGTGACGGGCGGCGTGAGCGCCAGCGTGGGCGTGGGCGGGCAGCCGGGCGACTTGGAGGCGCTGCGGCTCTCGCTGACCTTCGGCGGCAAGGCCCTCTCGCGCAACGGGGGAGCACTAGTGGAGGTGCTGCGGGACCTGATCGCCGCGCCGGAGTTCACCCGCGAGCGGCTGGACCAACTGCTCAAGCAGCGGCTGGCGGGCCTGAAGGCCAGCGTGGTCAACGCGGGGAGCGCCTACGCCGAGCGCCTCGCCGGGGCGCAGGTCAGCCCCGCCGCCCGCATTGAGGAGGAGTTCAGCGGCCTGACCGCGCTCGCTGCCCTCACCCGCATCGTGGAGGGCGGTGAGGCCGAGGTGGACGCGCTGCTCTCACGCTTCGGCCGCATCCGCGACCTGATTCTCCAGAGCGAGGGGCTGCTGTGCCTGACCGCCACCCCGGAGGACGCCGCGCTCGACCTCGTCCCCGTCACGGACCTGTTCGGGGAGGGGGAGGCCGTCGGTCGGCCCCGGCCCGGCACCCTCGCGGGCGGCCCGCAGGCGCGGCTGACCGACTCGCCCGTCGCCTTCAACGCGGTGGCGTGGCAGACGGTCCCCTACACCCACCCCGACAGCCCCGCGCTGCTGGTGCTCTCGCGCCTGCTGCGGAGCGAGTACCTGCTGCCCGAACTGCGCGAGAAGGGCGGCGCCTACGGCGGCAGCGCGGCCTTCGACGCCCGCGCCGGGGTCTTCACCATGAGCAGCTACCGCGACCCCCACGTCGCCCGCACCTATGAGGTGTTCCGCGACGTGCCCACCTTCCTCGCGGGCGACCTCGGGGAGCGCGAACTCACCGAAGCCATCCTGGGGGCCAGCAAGACCCTCGATCCCCTCACCAGCCCCGACACCGCCGGGCGCCTGCGCTTCTTCGGCGATCAGGCGGGCTACACCCCCGAGGTGCAGGAGGCGTACAAGGCCCGCCTGCTGGCCGTCACCCTGGACGACCTGCGCCGCGTGACCGCCGAGTGGCTGACCCCCGAGCGGGCCGGGTACGCCCTCGTCGCGGGCAAGGACCCCAACGCGGAGACGGAAGCGCTGGGACTGCGGTTTGAGGTGGAGAGCGTCTGA
- a CDS encoding Ig domain-containing protein, with translation MRQLSSACVLLLGTLVLGACGDTLPTGSGATGLRDALNFTTNSLPVAYAGERYEAPLTVAGGAGPYTVRLASGTLPPGVTLSGQRLTGTPTKTGAYTFTLETADANLSSKVREYTLNVNELPALAVRPQLPTGELRGETRIPLNITAPRTVRAARVTWELPEGVTVTRVQPADAAGVLFWKVTGRTLTVDLGFKSVPANGTRVALVALKPEKVVKLDTTRFAFEARDGTGKLLAEQKLPAPPAPAPTAAPAPATAPATSGTSTTAPASSTTPPPAPAAKPATTTPNPTTPAAPSTPNPTPPATPGSGGGQ, from the coding sequence ATGCGACAACTCTCCTCCGCGTGCGTGCTGCTGCTCGGCACCCTGGTGCTGGGGGCGTGCGGCGACACGCTGCCGACCGGGTCGGGCGCGACGGGCCTGCGCGACGCCCTGAACTTCACGACGAACAGCCTGCCGGTGGCCTACGCGGGCGAGCGCTATGAGGCCCCCCTGACCGTCGCGGGCGGCGCGGGGCCGTACACGGTGCGCCTCGCCTCGGGCACGCTGCCTCCCGGCGTGACCCTCAGCGGCCAGCGGCTCACGGGCACCCCCACCAAGACGGGGGCCTACACCTTCACGCTGGAAACCGCCGACGCCAACCTCAGCTCCAAGGTGCGCGAGTACACCCTCAACGTGAACGAGCTGCCCGCGCTGGCGGTCAGGCCCCAGCTTCCCACGGGCGAGTTACGCGGCGAGACGCGCATCCCGCTGAACATCACCGCCCCGCGCACCGTCCGCGCCGCCCGCGTGACCTGGGAACTGCCCGAGGGCGTGACGGTCACCCGCGTGCAGCCTGCCGACGCCGCCGGGGTGCTGTTCTGGAAGGTCACAGGCCGCACCCTGACGGTAGACCTGGGCTTCAAGAGCGTGCCCGCCAACGGCACCCGCGTCGCTCTGGTGGCACTGAAGCCGGAAAAGGTCGTCAAGCTGGACACCACCCGCTTCGCGTTCGAGGCGCGGGACGGGACCGGGAAGCTGCTGGCCGAGCAGAAGCTGCCTGCGCCGCCTGCCCCCGCGCCGACGGCGGCTCCGGCCCCAGCCACTGCCCCAGCGACGAGCGGCACGAGCACGACGGCTCCAGCGTCGTCCACGACCCCACCCCCCGCGCCCGCAGCGAAGCCGGCAACAACCACGCCGAACCCCACAACGCCTGCCGCACCCTCCACCCCTAACCCCACTCCCCCGGCCACACCCGGCAGCGGGGGCGGGCAGTGA
- a CDS encoding RNA-binding S4 domain-containing protein, whose product MTGEERDTIDLQDFLKLRGMVETGGEAKFRVQGGEVRVNGEIETRRRKKLRRGDVVEYAGERVRVDW is encoded by the coding sequence ATGACAGGCGAAGAGCGCGACACCATCGACCTTCAGGACTTCCTGAAGCTGCGCGGCATGGTCGAGACCGGCGGCGAGGCCAAGTTCCGGGTGCAGGGCGGCGAGGTGCGGGTCAACGGGGAGATCGAGACGCGGCGGCGCAAGAAGCTGCGGCGGGGCGACGTGGTGGAGTACGCGGGCGAGCGCGTGCGGGTGGACTGGTGA
- a CDS encoding DUF1684 domain-containing protein, protein MTGDAAWAEALLDFRRRKDAHFASGKGPIPAEALADFHGLSYFAPDPEWAFVLPVEPGDGSEVTLATNTGEARPMARFGEVTLPLPDGSHRLTLFAPPGDEAPARVFVPFRDGTSGQDTYGAGRYLDAPLARTPEGLRVSLDFNLAYHPYCAYGDGWTCPLPPREHWLSVPVRAGERLPDPEQP, encoded by the coding sequence GTGACGGGAGACGCGGCCTGGGCAGAGGCCCTGCTCGACTTCCGCCGCCGCAAGGACGCCCACTTCGCGTCGGGCAAGGGGCCGATCCCGGCGGAGGCGCTGGCCGACTTTCATGGCCTGAGCTACTTCGCCCCCGACCCGGAATGGGCTTTCGTGCTGCCTGTCGAGCCGGGCGACGGGAGCGAGGTCACCCTGGCGACGAACACGGGCGAAGCCCGCCCGATGGCCCGCTTCGGGGAAGTAACACTGCCACTCCCGGACGGCTCCCACCGCCTCACCCTCTTCGCGCCCCCCGGCGACGAGGCCCCCGCGCGGGTCTTTGTGCCTTTCCGTGACGGCACCAGTGGGCAGGACACCTACGGCGCCGGGCGCTACCTCGACGCGCCGCTGGCCCGCACGCCGGAGGGGTTGCGGGTGAGCCTCGATTTCAACCTCGCTTACCACCCCTACTGCGCCTACGGGGACGGGTGGACGTGCCCCCTGCCGCCGCGTGAGCACTGGCTGTCCGTACCGGTGCGGGCAGGCGAGCGACTGCCGGACCCCGAGCAGCCTTAA
- the lepB gene encoding signal peptidase I, producing MPRVTPPSPSPRVSGGWREVWRVWILGALLPVWLATTFGATLARVDGNSMEPTLHNRDLLLLLKYPRWLRAWGLPTAYPQRGDLLIFKAPADSPYSYDTRLGLRYRPYNVKRLIALPGETVEIRDGQVVVNGRVLAESYVNDGVLSDQPPVRVPPGKVWVLGDNRLIGESLDSRAYGPVDLRDVAGPANLRLWPAPGLVGGPEAGGDGS from the coding sequence ATGCCCCGCGTGACGCCGCCTTCACCTTCCCCGCGAGTCTCCGGCGGCTGGCGCGAGGTCTGGCGGGTCTGGATTCTGGGGGCGCTGCTCCCGGTGTGGCTGGCGACCACCTTCGGGGCGACCCTGGCGCGGGTGGACGGCAACTCGATGGAGCCGACTCTGCATAACCGCGACCTGCTGCTGCTACTCAAATACCCGCGCTGGCTGAGAGCGTGGGGCCTGCCCACCGCCTACCCGCAGCGCGGCGACCTGCTGATTTTCAAGGCCCCCGCCGACAGCCCCTACAGCTACGACACCCGTCTGGGGCTGCGCTACCGCCCCTACAACGTCAAACGTTTGATCGCGCTCCCCGGCGAGACGGTCGAAATCCGCGACGGACAGGTCGTCGTGAATGGCCGCGTGCTCGCCGAGAGCTATGTCAACGACGGCGTGTTGAGCGACCAGCCGCCCGTGCGGGTGCCCCCCGGCAAGGTCTGGGTACTGGGAGACAACCGCCTGATCGGGGAAAGTCTGGACTCCCGCGCATATGGCCCGGTGGACCTGCGTGACGTGGCCGGACCCGCCAACCTGCGGCTGTGGCCTGCGCCGGGGCTGGTGGGTGGGCCAGAGGCTGGGGGCGACGGGTCCTGA
- a CDS encoding FKBP-type peptidyl-prolyl cis-trans isomerase, whose translation MTAQELIVEKYHEGQGTPAQAGKMVRVHYTGTLENGQKFDSSRDRGEPIEFPLGVGYVIPGWDQGIAGLRVGDKARLTIPGHLAYGAAGVPGVIPPNATLIFDVELVDVR comes from the coding sequence ATGACCGCTCAGGAACTCATCGTCGAGAAATACCACGAGGGCCAGGGCACCCCCGCCCAGGCGGGCAAGATGGTCCGGGTCCACTACACCGGCACGCTGGAAAACGGCCAGAAGTTCGACTCCAGCCGCGACCGTGGCGAGCCCATTGAGTTCCCGCTGGGCGTGGGCTACGTCATTCCCGGCTGGGACCAAGGCATCGCGGGACTGCGCGTGGGGGACAAGGCCCGGCTGACCATCCCCGGCCACCTTGCCTACGGAGCGGCAGGCGTTCCCGGCGTGATTCCGCCGAACGCCACCCTGATCTTCGACGTGGAACTGGTGGACGTGCGCTAA